From Halococcus agarilyticus, the proteins below share one genomic window:
- a CDS encoding Gfo/Idh/MocA family protein, translating to MQEIGIIMNGVTGRMGTNQHLIRSILALRDEGGVELPSGEHVIPEPMLVGRDERKLRALSEEHGVDRWTADPDLESCLDGDDEIYFDSQITPRRPDALRRAIEAGKDVYCEKPLAMDLDRALEVTRVAERSGVKHGIVQDKLWLPGLMKLDRLIDQGFFGDILSVRIEFGYWVFSGHGQPAQRPSWNYRAEDGGGIIDDMFSHWSYVLESLFGRVESVTCLGRTHIPNRVDENGDEYEATADDAAYAIMELEGDTVAQLNSSWTTRVKRDDLLEIQVDGTEGSAVAGLRECTTQHRANTPKPEWNPDQPTEHDFHEDWERVPDNREFENAFKQQWAEFIRYVVADEPFPWDFRAGAKGVQLTEASHRSWDEKRRVTVDELRI from the coding sequence ATGCAGGAAATTGGCATTATTATGAACGGTGTGACGGGCCGGATGGGAACGAACCAGCATCTCATCCGTTCGATCCTAGCGCTTCGAGACGAGGGCGGTGTCGAATTGCCCTCCGGAGAGCACGTGATTCCGGAACCAATGCTCGTCGGGCGGGATGAGCGTAAGTTGCGAGCATTGAGCGAGGAGCACGGCGTCGACCGGTGGACCGCCGACCCCGACCTCGAATCGTGTCTGGACGGCGACGACGAGATCTACTTCGATTCGCAGATCACGCCACGGCGGCCCGACGCGCTCCGGAGAGCCATCGAGGCGGGAAAGGACGTGTACTGCGAAAAGCCGCTGGCTATGGACCTAGACAGGGCCCTAGAGGTAACACGTGTCGCCGAACGAAGCGGCGTCAAGCACGGCATCGTTCAGGACAAACTCTGGCTTCCCGGGTTGATGAAACTCGATCGGCTGATCGATCAGGGATTTTTCGGAGACATACTCTCGGTGCGTATCGAGTTCGGGTACTGGGTGTTCAGTGGTCACGGCCAGCCGGCACAGCGGCCCTCCTGGAACTATCGGGCAGAAGACGGTGGAGGGATCATCGACGACATGTTTTCCCACTGGAGTTACGTTCTGGAGAGTCTCTTCGGTCGAGTCGAGTCTGTGACGTGTCTCGGAAGGACCCACATCCCCAACCGGGTCGATGAGAATGGCGACGAGTACGAGGCCACCGCTGACGACGCGGCATACGCCATCATGGAACTGGAGGGCGACACCGTCGCCCAGCTCAACTCCTCGTGGACGACACGGGTCAAGCGCGACGACTTACTCGAGATACAGGTCGACGGCACGGAGGGAAGCGCCGTCGCAGGATTACGGGAGTGCACGACCCAACACCGCGCCAACACGCCGAAACCCGAATGGAACCCGGACCAGCCGACCGAACACGACTTCCACGAGGACTGGGAGCGGGTGCCCGACAACCGGGAGTTCGAGAACGCGTTCAAACAACAGTGGGCCGAGTTCATCCGCTACGTCGTCGCGGACGAACCGTTCCCCTGGGATTTCCGCGCCGGAGCGAAGGGGGTCCAGCTCACCGAGGCAAGCCACCGCTCTTGGGACGAAAAACGGCGCGTTACGGTCGACGAACTCCGGATCTGA
- a CDS encoding fumarylacetoacetate hydrolase family protein, translating to MQFVRYNGGSGPTLGVKSDSAIHALADLPEGIPSLQEITNRRYLDQVREKLRNGTLSRIDANEANLLAPVPRPGKIVCAGLNYRDHADEQDEAIPDEPLLFAKAPTTVTNHRSPIVHPPNEKVDYEVELAVVIGRTAKNLEEGEVYDYIAGYTVLNDVSGRSAQFSDDQFFRGKSYDTFSPMGPTLVTGEEYDPNSVDVALRVDGDTKQASNTRQFIFDVPELVSYVSRNMTLRTGDIVSTGTPGGVGIFRDPVDLLEPGQTCEAEIEGIGTLVNPVVGE from the coding sequence ATGCAGTTTGTTCGATACAACGGCGGTTCCGGTCCTACCCTAGGTGTCAAGTCGGACTCGGCGATCCACGCCCTTGCTGATCTTCCGGAAGGGATCCCATCGCTACAGGAGATCACCAACCGGCGATATCTCGATCAGGTGCGGGAAAAACTCCGGAATGGTACACTCTCACGGATCGACGCGAATGAAGCGAATCTTCTGGCACCGGTTCCACGGCCCGGAAAGATCGTCTGTGCCGGACTCAACTATCGCGACCATGCCGACGAACAGGACGAAGCGATCCCGGACGAACCGCTCCTCTTTGCGAAGGCCCCGACGACCGTCACGAACCACCGGAGCCCGATCGTTCATCCCCCGAACGAAAAGGTCGACTACGAGGTCGAGCTCGCCGTCGTTATCGGCCGTACCGCCAAGAACCTCGAAGAGGGGGAGGTATACGACTACATCGCCGGATACACCGTCCTCAACGACGTGAGTGGGCGGAGCGCGCAGTTCTCCGACGACCAGTTCTTTAGAGGGAAGAGTTACGACACGTTCTCGCCGATGGGTCCGACGCTGGTCACCGGCGAGGAGTACGATCCCAACTCGGTCGATGTCGCCTTGCGAGTCGACGGTGACACGAAACAGGCCTCGAACACGCGGCAATTCATTTTTGATGTTCCGGAGTTGGTCTCCTACGTTAGCCGGAACATGACGCTTCGAACCGGCGACATCGTCTCGACCGGCACGCCGGGCGGCGTCGGAATCTTCCGCGATCCCGTCGATCTGCTCGAACCCGGACAGACGTGTGAGGCCGAAATCGAGGGAATCGGTACGCTCGTGAATCCGGTTGTCGGCGAGTAA
- a CDS encoding enolase-like domain-containing protein: protein MAISVSTTEFHVLDLETRMPFHFGNVEVTEIPKVFLQIEADINGTTQQGIAMGGLLPGWFYKDPSMSLENGLRNMIEAFRSAADSARTLNPEPTAFAFWKALYAKQREWATDTDHPPLLWTYGVSLVEQALIDAVCCHRNESFGEAVRKNTLGIDLGTIYDDLAVYEPADLLPEEPRRSTAIRHTVGHGDPLTTADVTPSEQLDDGLPQTLAEYVREDGVTCFKIKLSADRAFDGDRLSRIVDLLDELDVNEYRCTVDANEGYDSAREFKRHWETHTADPNLSSLFDRLAYVEQPLARDDAFTPETKRVLTEWNDAPPIIIDESDRYIDSAGTALEHGYAGTSHKNCKGVFKGIANTCLIAHHNRIDMDRQYVLSAEDLTTVGPVELLQDLAVTATIGAKHVERNGHHYFRGLDAFPQTIQETIIEAHGDLYRRHEDGFAMLDINSGEVDLTSIVDAPFGIAAECDTNQFMPLEIWLEDLEE, encoded by the coding sequence ATGGCGATTTCAGTATCGACCACGGAGTTCCATGTTCTCGATCTGGAAACCCGGATGCCGTTTCACTTCGGGAACGTCGAGGTCACCGAAATTCCGAAGGTGTTTCTCCAGATAGAGGCGGATATCAATGGCACGACACAGCAGGGGATAGCGATGGGAGGGCTGCTCCCTGGCTGGTTCTACAAGGACCCTAGCATGAGCCTCGAGAACGGTTTGCGGAACATGATCGAGGCCTTCCGTTCGGCGGCGGACAGTGCCCGAACGCTCAATCCGGAACCGACCGCGTTTGCCTTCTGGAAAGCGTTGTACGCGAAGCAGCGTGAGTGGGCGACCGACACCGACCACCCACCCTTGCTCTGGACGTACGGAGTAAGTCTCGTCGAGCAGGCGCTGATAGACGCCGTTTGTTGTCATCGAAACGAATCGTTCGGGGAAGCGGTCCGGAAAAACACTTTGGGCATCGACTTGGGAACGATCTACGACGACTTGGCGGTGTACGAACCCGCAGACCTCTTGCCGGAGGAACCGCGACGATCGACTGCGATCCGACACACTGTCGGTCATGGCGACCCGCTGACGACCGCCGACGTGACGCCGTCCGAGCAACTCGACGACGGACTGCCACAAACCCTCGCCGAGTACGTCCGTGAGGACGGCGTGACCTGTTTCAAAATCAAACTTTCCGCCGACCGTGCGTTCGATGGGGATCGGCTTTCCCGAATCGTCGACTTATTGGACGAACTTGACGTCAACGAGTACCGTTGTACGGTGGACGCAAACGAGGGGTACGATTCCGCACGGGAATTCAAGCGTCATTGGGAGACACACACAGCAGACCCGAATCTATCGTCGCTGTTCGACCGTCTCGCGTACGTCGAACAACCCCTCGCGCGAGACGACGCGTTCACGCCGGAAACCAAGCGAGTGTTGACGGAGTGGAACGACGCACCACCGATAATCATCGACGAATCGGATAGGTACATCGACAGTGCCGGTACCGCGCTGGAGCACGGCTATGCCGGGACGAGTCACAAGAACTGCAAGGGTGTATTCAAGGGAATCGCGAACACATGCTTGATTGCCCATCACAATCGCATCGATATGGACCGACAGTACGTGCTGAGTGCGGAAGACCTCACGACCGTCGGTCCAGTCGAGTTGTTACAGGATCTCGCCGTCACGGCGACGATCGGCGCGAAACACGTTGAGCGAAACGGACATCACTACTTTCGGGGGTTAGACGCGTTCCCACAGACGATTCAGGAGACGATCATCGAAGCACACGGCGACCTGTATCGACGCCACGAGGACGGATTTGCCATGCTTGATATCAACAGTGGCGAGGTCGATCTAACATCGATCGTCGACGCCCCGTTCGGGATCGCCGCCGAGTGCGACACGAATCAGTTCATGCCGCTTGAGATCTGGCTGGAGGATCTGGAAGAATAA